One genomic region from Nymphaea colorata isolate Beijing-Zhang1983 chromosome 10, ASM883128v2, whole genome shotgun sequence encodes:
- the LOC116262952 gene encoding uncharacterized protein LOC116262952 yields the protein MGRLVPSATSLQHQLSRAARPLCSKIGKPNPTTKVLPEIVQTATLPPAAATSSSIKNKPLKIQRPTTNKMQRGAEETPDRVPLSEVVADCVKRWFQDTLREAKSGDSAMQILVGQMYYSGYGVARDVQKGRAWLTKASKSRSSAWKVGDKRPGYNASDSDTDEENVQAK from the exons ATGGGCCGTCTAGTCCCTTCTGCCACAAGTCTGCAGCACCAACTCTCACGAGCAGCCCGGCCCCTCTGTTCTAAGATCGGCAAGCCAAATCCTACCACCAAAGTTCTCCCTGAGATCGTTCAAACCGCTACCCTTCCTCCTGCTGCTGCTACTTCTTCCTCCATCAAGAACAAGCCCCTCAAGATTCAAAGACCGACCACCAACAAGATGCAGAGGGGCGCCGAGGAGACGCCTGACAGGGTTCCGCTGTCGGAGGTCGTCGCCGACTGCGTCAAGCGTTGGTTCCAGGACACTCTCCGGGAGGCAAAGTCCGGCGACTCCGCGATGCAGATTCTGGTTGGGCAGATGTATTACAGTGGCTACGGCGTAGCTCGTGACGTGCAGAAG GGACGGGCTTGGCTCACAAAGGCATCAAAGAGTCGGTCGTCTGCGTGGAAAGTCGGTGACAAGCGTCCAG GGTATAATGCAAGTGACTCGGATACGGATGAGGAGAATGTCCAAGCAAAGTAG